GGACCCCGCCTGGGTTCTCCACTGGTGTGCGGGTGGAGAACCCACAACACGAGTGGAGAACCCTCGGCTGCTGTGGCTAGGCAGTGCTTGTCATTGCGGGGGTGGGGAGCTTGCGTTGCCACACCTCGTCGAGTGCCATCCGCATTGCTCCGGTGACCACCGCGTCTTCGGCCAGAGCGGACAGCTCCAGCCTTGGGTGGTTGAGCGTCAGCAGGCGCAGCTGGTCCGCGATGGCGTCCAACAGGACCGCACCGGCCCGCGCGACACCGCCACCGATCACCACAGCCGTCGGGTCGAGTACGAGAACAGACGGCGCCAGCGCGCGAGCAAACGTGCGCGCCACCTGCTGCACGACGGCCTGGGCAACCGGATCGCGCTCTGCTGCCGCAGCGAAGACATCGGCGGTGTCGAGCTGCTCTCCGCCCAGCTCAGCCAGCCGCGACTGCGGATTGTCCAGCGCGGCCTGTCGGCCCAGCGCCGCGATCGCCTCCGAGCCAACCGCCCGCTCCAGCGGTCCACGGCTGTCATCCGGGTTGATCACGTCATCCGTGTCAGTAGCGATGAACCCGATCTCACCAGCCGCTCCAGTACCACGGTGCAACCGCCCGTCGATGACGATGCCGGCACCGAGCCGCTCGCCCCACTGAACCGCCAGCAGCGTGCCGGTGCCGCCGCGAGCCGCCGCGATCGCCAGCGCGGCCAGGTTGGCGTCGTTGTCCAGCATGACCGGACAGTCGAGCAGCCCGCGTACGTGCTTGATCAGGTCGACCGCGGACCAACCGGGAACGCTGGGGACCAGCTGGACCCGTCCGGTGTGCTCGTCGACGATGCCGGGGCTGGCGGCGACAGCGGCGGCGATGTCCTCGGCCGGCACCTCCGCCTCGGCCAGCGCCTCGGTGATCACGTCGCCGATCACGCCGAGCAGTTCCTGCGCGGACCAGCCGGGGCCGGAGCGCCGGACGAGCGCGAGCTTGCGGCCGGCCAGGTCGGAGACTCCTACCGTGACCCGGTGCGGTCCGACGTCCAGGCCGAGCACCGGCGCGGCGCGACCACGCAGGGAGACCCGGATGGCCGGCCGGCCGAGTGACCGGTCCGCTGAGTCCGGCCCGTGCTGCTGCAGCCAGCCGGCCTCCAGCAGCTCGTCCACCGCCTGCGCGACGGTCGGCCGGGCCAGACCGGTGCGCTCGACCAGCTCGGCGACGCGCAACGGCGCCGGCGCGGATCGGCGGACCGCGTCCAGGACCGAGGCGACATTGATCCGCCGCAGCATCGTCGTTCCGCCGCCGCCGA
The genomic region above belongs to Kribbella solani and contains:
- a CDS encoding ROK family transcriptional regulator, translated to MSKGTIGGGGTTMLRRINVASVLDAVRRSAPAPLRVAELVERTGLARPTVAQAVDELLEAGWLQQHGPDSADRSLGRPAIRVSLRGRAAPVLGLDVGPHRVTVGVSDLAGRKLALVRRSGPGWSAQELLGVIGDVITEALAEAEVPAEDIAAAVAASPGIVDEHTGRVQLVPSVPGWSAVDLIKHVRGLLDCPVMLDNDANLAALAIAAARGGTGTLLAVQWGERLGAGIVIDGRLHRGTGAAGEIGFIATDTDDVINPDDSRGPLERAVGSEAIAALGRQAALDNPQSRLAELGGEQLDTADVFAAAAERDPVAQAVVQQVARTFARALAPSVLVLDPTAVVIGGGVARAGAVLLDAIADQLRLLTLNHPRLELSALAEDAVVTGAMRMALDEVWQRKLPTPAMTSTA